In the Leptospira selangorensis genome, one interval contains:
- the rpmF gene encoding 50S ribosomal protein L32 translates to MAVPKRRKSKSKVRMKRAHHAIGKPNLVPCPNCNSFRPPHRICPVCGFYKDRVVVEPKVRKTSEEN, encoded by the coding sequence ATGGCAGTTCCTAAGAGACGAAAATCTAAATCAAAAGTGAGGATGAAACGGGCCCATCATGCGATCGGCAAACCGAATCTAGTTCCTTGCCCGAACTGTAATTCCTTCAGACCTCCTCATAGAATCTGCCCTGTTTGCGGTTTTTACAAAGACCGTGTAGTGGTAGAACCGAAAGTCAGGAAGACTAGCGAAGAGAACTAA
- the pyk gene encoding pyruvate kinase, translating into MFSPEKKTKMVCTIGPSSSDENTITALLRAGMDIARMNFSHGTHEVHKKVFETLRKCESESGVPLGIMADLQGPKIRTGKLRVPQIELEKGNKIRLLPDAEYLGDSEAVGTTYPAMIEDLRSGDKLLVDDGKLVLEVESKSSKEAVLKVIIGGILKSNKGINLPGTPISAPALSEKDLSDLKFALNLGVDYVALSFVRRASDLELAREMMRGTQTGLIAKIERPEAIRNIDEILEAADGIMIARGDLGVEVETERVPVLQKELIYKANRAGKPVITATQMLESMVDNPRPTRAEASDVANAVMDGTDAVMLSGESASGKYPVESAEMMAKILRETENLDRIYEIHWNLKKSELEIERAALGSAAREIAHSINAKAIVNFTRSGYSALITSEMRPKVPILSFTPYLATARKMKLYRGVQPYVMPFMETFFDMIRYMETKLPEDGMLVQGDIVVILSGAPGGEAKSVDFLQIYKIR; encoded by the coding sequence ATGTTTAGCCCGGAAAAAAAAACCAAAATGGTCTGCACCATCGGTCCTTCTTCCTCAGATGAAAATACTATCACCGCACTTCTCCGAGCCGGAATGGATATCGCGAGAATGAACTTCTCTCACGGCACTCACGAAGTTCACAAAAAAGTTTTTGAAACTTTGCGAAAATGCGAATCCGAATCCGGCGTTCCTCTAGGTATCATGGCGGATCTACAAGGACCAAAAATCAGAACCGGAAAACTCCGGGTTCCCCAAATCGAATTAGAAAAGGGAAACAAGATCAGACTTTTACCCGACGCGGAATACTTAGGAGATTCCGAGGCGGTCGGCACTACCTACCCTGCCATGATAGAAGATCTTCGTTCGGGAGACAAACTATTAGTAGATGACGGTAAACTCGTACTAGAAGTCGAATCCAAATCAAGCAAAGAAGCCGTTTTAAAAGTTATAATCGGAGGAATTCTAAAAAGCAACAAAGGAATTAATTTGCCTGGAACTCCTATCTCAGCTCCGGCACTTTCCGAAAAAGATCTATCGGATCTGAAGTTTGCATTAAATTTAGGGGTGGATTACGTCGCATTAAGTTTCGTAAGAAGAGCCTCAGACCTAGAACTCGCCAGAGAGATGATGAGAGGCACCCAAACAGGACTCATCGCTAAAATAGAAAGACCGGAAGCGATCCGTAATATAGATGAAATTTTAGAAGCGGCAGACGGGATCATGATCGCAAGAGGTGACCTAGGTGTCGAAGTGGAAACGGAAAGAGTCCCGGTTTTACAAAAAGAACTTATCTATAAAGCGAACCGCGCGGGAAAACCCGTGATCACAGCGACACAAATGTTGGAGTCCATGGTGGACAATCCAAGACCTACCAGAGCAGAAGCAAGTGATGTTGCAAATGCGGTGATGGACGGAACAGATGCAGTGATGTTATCCGGAGAATCCGCGAGTGGAAAATATCCTGTGGAATCCGCAGAGATGATGGCAAAGATCCTAAGAGAAACTGAAAACTTAGATCGAATCTACGAGATCCATTGGAATTTAAAAAAATCCGAATTAGAAATAGAAAGAGCCGCACTTGGTTCTGCTGCAAGAGAGATAGCTCATAGTATCAATGCAAAAGCGATCGTGAATTTTACAAGAAGCGGATATTCTGCACTTATCACTTCAGAGATGAGACCTAAGGTTCCCATTCTTTCCTTTACTCCTTATTTAGCGACTGCAAGAAAGATGAAATTATATCGAGGTGTTCAACCTTATGTTATGCCGTTCATGGAAACTTTCTTTGATATGATCCGTTATATGGAAACTAAACTTCCGGAAGATGGAATGTTGGTCCAAGGAGATATAGTTGTGATTCTTTCCGGAGCCCCGGGAGGAGAAGCTAAGTCCGTAGATTTTTTACAAATTTATAAAATACGATAA
- the rnc gene encoding ribonuclease III produces MIKKKHNQNQNKTDPKNRKDPSLLASELGLKFNKPSYLEIAFIHSSFRNENPQYKEDNERLEFLGDSVLGLVVAKYLYRTNPSANEGELSRKKATLVSTAMLNGLSEKLGLTSYVLLGRGEGQGGAQKKLGANLFESLVGAIYLDQGMEAAEKFILQHLIDYVKNSDKVREATDYKSILQEICQKKFKLLPSYRLLKEIGPDHEKTFYVSVSIRDKYSAEGKGKNKKFAEQDAAKQLLKALKIKV; encoded by the coding sequence TTGATAAAAAAAAAACACAATCAGAATCAAAATAAGACTGATCCTAAGAATAGAAAGGATCCTTCTCTACTTGCGTCCGAGCTTGGTTTAAAATTTAATAAACCTTCTTATTTAGAAATCGCATTCATACATAGTTCTTTTCGGAACGAAAATCCACAGTACAAAGAAGACAATGAAAGACTTGAGTTCTTAGGAGATTCAGTTCTCGGACTCGTGGTCGCAAAATATTTATACAGGACAAATCCTTCTGCAAATGAAGGAGAACTTTCCAGAAAAAAAGCAACCTTGGTTTCTACAGCAATGTTAAACGGACTCAGCGAAAAACTGGGACTGACTTCTTACGTTTTATTAGGAAGAGGAGAAGGTCAGGGGGGCGCCCAAAAAAAATTGGGGGCAAACCTATTCGAATCTTTGGTCGGAGCTATTTATTTAGACCAAGGAATGGAAGCTGCGGAGAAGTTTATACTCCAACATCTTATAGATTACGTTAAAAATTCCGATAAGGTAAGAGAGGCCACGGATTATAAATCCATCCTCCAGGAAATTTGCCAAAAAAAATTCAAACTTCTACCTTCCTACAGATTACTAAAAGAGATAGGCCCGGATCACGAAAAGACATTTTACGTTAGTGTATCCATCCGGGACAAATACTCCGCGGAAGGTAAGGGAAAGAATAAAAAGTTCGCGGAACAAGACGCTGCGAAACAATTATTAAAGGCCTTAAAGATCAAGGTTTAA
- a CDS encoding NUDIX domain-containing protein encodes MEFFFKKKGLRVRVAALIRNRKGEILLLQQKKKDAYYWLLPGGGIEFGESAEDALKRELKEELSLDITSANFLFLNESIDPKGNRHLLQLVFLATVKKQDPEVNLKEKAITGFGYFPLGAVLEMDIRPDIKDFLSSGKYKPAPFIRSQWVYDK; translated from the coding sequence ATGGAATTCTTTTTTAAAAAGAAAGGTTTAAGGGTCAGAGTGGCCGCTTTGATCCGAAATCGTAAGGGAGAGATCCTTCTTTTGCAGCAAAAAAAGAAGGATGCCTATTATTGGTTATTGCCGGGCGGGGGAATTGAATTCGGAGAAAGTGCGGAAGACGCTCTGAAAAGAGAATTAAAAGAAGAACTTTCTTTGGATATCACCAGTGCAAATTTTCTATTCTTGAACGAGTCCATAGATCCCAAGGGGAATCGTCATCTTCTTCAGTTGGTGTTCTTAGCCACCGTTAAAAAACAAGATCCGGAAGTGAACCTGAAAGAGAAAGCGATCACTGGATTCGGCTATTTTCCTTTGGGTGCGGTTTTAGAAATGGATATAAGACCGGATATTAAGGATTTTCTTTCTTCTGGAAAATACAAACCGGCTCCTTTTATACGAAGCCAATGGGTATATGATAAATGA
- the aroB gene encoding 3-dehydroquinate synthase has protein sequence MNPIREVQIRAFSKEYKVQIHSDFRGLGETIKRFYPVSSIFILTERKLSGLFSKFYESELSNLGIPHHEIYIKGGEKNKHILRTAEVYNKLIELGADRKSLILALGGGVVGDFAGFIASTFQRGIRFAQIPTTLLASVDSSVGGKVAVNADLGKNMIGSFYQPEFVYLPLIALSTLPKREWRCGMAEIVKHGLLSGGEYLEKVRSNDKSVYDHTSPELLELIVGSILYKANIVSQDERETGLRKVLNLGHTTAHAIESLTNYRRYSHGEAVSIGLLTAIILSVEKQELDVSWIEGLKKILKAYDLPYHDKSKSTQVAKHTLHDKKNVGNSVRFVLLQSPGNPIWDIPVELNEIASAFRKQKKMD, from the coding sequence ATGAATCCTATCCGGGAAGTACAGATTAGAGCATTTTCAAAAGAATATAAAGTTCAGATCCACTCGGATTTCAGAGGTCTCGGAGAAACGATCAAAAGATTCTATCCCGTTTCTTCCATATTTATACTTACGGAAAGAAAACTTTCGGGATTGTTTTCCAAATTTTACGAATCGGAACTTTCCAATCTAGGAATTCCACACCACGAAATTTATATTAAAGGCGGGGAGAAGAATAAACATATTCTTCGCACTGCAGAAGTTTATAATAAACTGATAGAGCTCGGAGCAGACCGTAAAAGTTTGATCCTTGCGCTGGGTGGCGGAGTGGTAGGTGATTTTGCGGGATTTATCGCCTCCACATTCCAGAGAGGGATTCGTTTCGCTCAAATTCCTACGACTTTACTTGCTTCAGTAGATTCTTCTGTGGGTGGAAAAGTTGCAGTGAATGCCGATCTTGGGAAAAACATGATCGGCTCCTTCTACCAACCTGAGTTTGTATATTTACCTTTGATCGCATTGTCTACATTGCCTAAAAGAGAATGGAGATGCGGAATGGCTGAGATCGTAAAACACGGTCTTTTGTCAGGAGGAGAATATCTGGAGAAGGTCCGCTCGAACGATAAATCCGTCTATGACCATACTTCTCCTGAACTATTGGAATTGATTGTGGGTTCTATTTTATATAAGGCTAATATAGTTTCCCAAGATGAAAGAGAAACCGGTTTAAGAAAAGTTTTGAACCTGGGGCATACTACCGCTCACGCGATAGAGTCTCTTACGAATTACAGAAGGTATTCTCATGGAGAAGCAGTTTCTATCGGATTATTGACTGCGATCATACTTTCCGTAGAAAAACAAGAACTGGATGTCTCTTGGATAGAAGGTCTGAAAAAGATCCTGAAAGCATATGATCTTCCATATCACGACAAAAGTAAATCCACTCAGGTAGCAAAACATACTCTTCATGATAAGAAGAATGTGGGTAATTCGGTTCGATTCGTTCTTCTTCAATCCCCTGGAAATCCGATTTGGGATATTCCTGTCGAACTGAATGAGATCGCTTCTGCATTTAGAAAACAGAAGAAGATGGATTAG
- the plsX gene encoding phosphate acyltransferase PlsX encodes MWVAVDAMSGDYGPDRIVEGAVNAVNQDGRNVILVGKEEDLSEALLKYEYDTNKIRIVHASEIIGMNDSPSIAVRAMEDSSVVQAAQLVADKTCVGMFSPGNTGATMAAALLYLGRIPGVLRPPIAAPIPREKGAPTLLLDAGANVDCKPEYLAQFAIMGEIYSRLIFNIHKPKVGILSNGEEDKKGNSITLKAFEYIKKLPIDFVGNVEGRDLYGGGRDVDVVVCDGFVGNIVLKATEGLSKSIFAVLRESIAQSSLAQTGALLLKPTFTAIKKRLDYAEYGGALLLGVEGTCLIGHGSSNAHAVRNAIRVVVECAERDVNQRIKEDIEKAKF; translated from the coding sequence ATGTGGGTCGCCGTCGATGCAATGAGCGGCGACTACGGTCCTGATAGGATCGTAGAAGGTGCCGTTAACGCGGTAAATCAAGACGGCAGAAATGTCATTCTCGTTGGGAAAGAAGAAGATCTCAGCGAGGCCCTCCTCAAATACGAATACGATACAAACAAGATCAGGATTGTTCACGCCAGTGAAATTATAGGCATGAACGATTCTCCTTCCATCGCGGTGCGTGCCATGGAAGATTCTTCCGTTGTGCAAGCGGCTCAACTAGTCGCTGATAAAACCTGTGTTGGTATGTTCTCTCCCGGAAATACTGGAGCCACTATGGCGGCTGCATTATTGTATTTAGGAAGAATTCCAGGTGTTCTTAGACCTCCTATTGCTGCTCCTATTCCAAGAGAGAAAGGAGCTCCTACGCTTCTTTTAGATGCCGGTGCGAACGTGGATTGTAAGCCTGAGTATCTGGCACAATTCGCGATCATGGGAGAGATTTATTCCAGACTGATCTTCAATATCCATAAACCCAAGGTTGGGATCTTATCAAATGGAGAAGAAGATAAGAAGGGAAATTCAATCACCTTAAAGGCTTTCGAATATATTAAAAAACTACCGATCGATTTTGTAGGAAATGTAGAAGGACGAGATCTGTATGGTGGAGGAAGAGACGTGGACGTTGTGGTCTGCGACGGCTTCGTAGGAAATATAGTCCTAAAGGCAACCGAAGGTCTTTCCAAATCCATATTCGCTGTGCTTAGGGAGAGTATCGCTCAATCCAGTCTTGCACAGACAGGGGCACTTCTTCTCAAACCAACATTTACTGCGATCAAGAAAAGATTGGATTATGCTGAATACGGCGGAGCACTTCTACTTGGTGTAGAAGGGACCTGTTTGATAGGGCATGGTTCTTCGAATGCACATGCGGTTCGAAATGCGATCCGAGTGGTGGTAGAATGTGCCGAAAGGGACGTGAACCAGCGCATCAAAGAAGATATAGAGAAGGCCAAGTTCTAA
- the acpP gene encoding acyl carrier protein produces the protein MADFEKIKSIIVEQLGVDESEVTPEAHFIDDLGADSLDTVELVMALEEEFGVEISDEDAEKIQTVGDVIKFIDTLKS, from the coding sequence ATGGCAGATTTCGAAAAGATTAAGTCTATTATCGTTGAGCAACTTGGAGTGGATGAGTCAGAAGTGACTCCTGAAGCACACTTCATTGATGACCTTGGTGCAGACTCTCTTGACACAGTTGAACTCGTTATGGCTCTTGAAGAAGAGTTTGGCGTTGAAATTTCCGATGAGGATGCTGAAAAGATCCAAACCGTCGGAGACGTAATTAAGTTCATCGACACTCTAAAGTCCTAA
- the hisG gene encoding ATP phosphoribosyltransferase, which produces MLTLALPKGRLAEDSIELMLERGWLSGRPDPDSKELIYKDPKGKVRILLVRSQDVATYVEQNSADAGIVGWDVLLEGGYDLLLPLDLAIGKCRLSVAGPKGWSLSSGERKVRVATKYPNIAKDFFLKKGINCEIIKLYGSIELAPLVGLSDCIVDLVSTGGTLRANNLEEVEIIMESTARLVFNRSALYTKRAEVGEFLESFALTEKQL; this is translated from the coding sequence ATGCTGACTTTGGCCCTTCCGAAAGGACGGCTTGCCGAAGACAGCATAGAACTTATGCTTGAAAGGGGATGGCTTTCCGGCCGTCCCGATCCCGATTCCAAAGAACTTATATATAAAGATCCGAAAGGAAAGGTCCGTATACTACTGGTCCGTTCCCAAGACGTGGCGACTTACGTGGAACAGAATTCCGCAGATGCCGGTATTGTGGGATGGGACGTATTATTGGAAGGTGGTTATGACCTTCTTCTTCCCTTGGATTTAGCGATAGGGAAATGTAGGCTTTCAGTAGCTGGCCCAAAAGGTTGGAGCCTTAGCTCTGGGGAAAGAAAGGTTCGTGTGGCGACAAAATATCCGAATATCGCCAAGGACTTCTTTCTGAAAAAAGGGATTAATTGCGAGATCATCAAACTTTACGGAAGTATTGAGCTCGCTCCTTTGGTGGGATTATCCGATTGTATCGTGGATTTAGTGTCCACAGGCGGGACTCTCAGAGCCAATAATCTGGAAGAAGTTGAAATTATTATGGAATCCACGGCGAGATTGGTATTTAACCGATCCGCCTTATACACAAAACGGGCGGAAGTAGGGGAATTCTTAGAATCATTCGCTTTGACCGAAAAACAGTTGTGA
- a CDS encoding histone deacetylase family protein, whose translation MRQQLERLALVYHPEYNMDLGPHVFPARKYAMIYNQVKEDPKLSSLPALQPAPVGEEELSLVHTPEFISDFMNLRYTDRTMYSELPLNQTMVRSFCLGVGGTILATEMTENYKYVYHIGGGFHHSMPDRAEGFCYLNDAAIATKLYLQKYPERKVLFIDLDLHQGNGNARIFQGDPSVWTFSMHQEELYPKKEKSNLDIPLDNGTNDKTYLSRLQEGLDKIQKEFKPNLIYYFAGADPFEDDSLGDLKLTFDGLKARDKMVKTFADSLDIPVVVMPAGGYARNFNDTVRIHFNTIRVFASLI comes from the coding sequence TTGCGCCAACAGTTAGAACGGCTCGCTCTAGTTTATCATCCGGAATACAATATGGACCTTGGTCCTCACGTATTCCCCGCACGTAAATACGCAATGATATACAATCAAGTCAAGGAAGATCCGAAACTTTCTTCTTTGCCTGCCCTCCAACCGGCCCCGGTCGGAGAGGAAGAATTAAGCCTAGTCCATACTCCGGAATTCATTTCAGATTTTATGAATTTGAGATATACGGATCGGACCATGTATTCGGAGCTTCCCCTCAACCAAACCATGGTCAGAAGTTTTTGTCTGGGAGTGGGAGGCACCATTCTCGCGACCGAGATGACCGAAAATTATAAATACGTATATCATATCGGTGGGGGATTCCATCACAGTATGCCCGATCGTGCAGAAGGTTTTTGTTATCTGAACGACGCAGCGATCGCGACGAAACTTTATCTGCAAAAATATCCGGAGCGAAAGGTTTTATTTATAGATCTGGATCTTCATCAAGGAAATGGGAACGCTAGAATTTTCCAAGGAGACCCTTCCGTTTGGACTTTTTCCATGCACCAAGAAGAGTTATATCCTAAAAAAGAGAAGTCCAATCTGGATATACCTTTGGACAACGGGACTAATGACAAAACATATCTTTCCCGTTTGCAAGAAGGTTTGGATAAGATCCAAAAAGAATTCAAACCGAATCTGATCTATTATTTTGCGGGCGCAGATCCTTTCGAAGATGATTCTTTAGGAGATCTAAAGCTCACTTTCGACGGATTGAAGGCAAGGGATAAAATGGTGAAAACTTTTGCGGATTCTTTGGATATTCCTGTGGTGGTTATGCCCGCAGGCGGTTATGCAAGGAACTTCAATGATACGGTTCGTATTCATTTTAATACGATCAGGGTTTTCGCATCCTTAATTTAA
- a CDS encoding mechanosensitive ion channel family protein, with the protein MEEILRLINPIFLLNSKERTITEEFVLVVYFILTLIIVYKTFVLSFDRISPPADNSVRYNRRRVTRILFVVVGAVSLLPVIFSGLSYLPTVMGLAGAGIVISLKDITLNYVGWLLIHGSNGFEVGDRIEIEGIKGDVVNIGINRFTLMELSPDPKSEQSTNRLVHLPNHTIILHKVYVVKEKMGFVWDEFRIKIPYSENWEATEKLLNGILKNGSIIDQHKIDYSVRELSKNYLVRLGTTTPIVYMTIEEGGVLFSLRYLTHIKEKRNQKARISREVLKEFAEAGIKIL; encoded by the coding sequence ATGGAAGAAATACTCCGACTCATAAATCCGATTTTCCTTCTAAACTCTAAGGAAAGAACCATTACGGAAGAGTTCGTTCTGGTCGTATATTTTATCCTGACCTTGATCATCGTTTACAAAACTTTCGTTTTGAGTTTCGATCGGATCAGTCCTCCTGCGGATAATTCGGTTCGTTATAACCGAAGAAGAGTGACGCGGATCTTATTCGTGGTTGTGGGAGCAGTGTCCCTTCTGCCCGTAATTTTTTCCGGACTATCTTATCTGCCTACAGTAATGGGTCTTGCGGGAGCGGGTATAGTGATCTCCTTAAAAGATATCACTTTAAATTATGTGGGATGGTTACTTATTCACGGTAGTAACGGATTTGAAGTAGGGGACCGGATCGAGATTGAAGGTATCAAAGGAGACGTGGTCAATATAGGGATCAATCGTTTTACTTTGATGGAGTTGAGTCCCGATCCTAAATCGGAACAATCCACGAATCGTTTGGTGCATCTTCCGAATCATACGATCATTCTTCATAAAGTATATGTAGTGAAGGAAAAAATGGGATTCGTTTGGGATGAATTCAGGATTAAGATCCCTTATAGTGAGAATTGGGAAGCTACAGAAAAGTTACTGAATGGGATTTTGAAAAACGGATCTATAATAGACCAACATAAAATAGATTATTCAGTTAGAGAGCTTTCTAAAAATTATCTAGTTAGACTCGGAACAACTACTCCGATCGTATATATGACCATCGAGGAGGGAGGGGTATTATTCTCTCTTCGTTACCTCACTCATATCAAAGAAAAAAGGAACCAGAAGGCAAGGATCTCCAGAGAAGTCCTGAAAGAATTTGCTGAAGCTGGGATCAAGATCCTTTAA
- a CDS encoding SpoIIE family protein phosphatase encodes MTSITIKPEILIIDDDRDVGEALEILLSKLGYNSTFFDSVEKGKEYFEKESNPIVFLDIHMPKTSGLDVLPYFKNLNPATQVIMMTGERDINNVVTSLTHKASDFLLKPFSLQTVRIAVQRALDYYTLLKEKEARDENILRDLRLASKIQKKILSVPVISPLEVVVDNTPASFVSGDFYVLSKIGNKVMALLGDIEDHGVTSGLIGLLMTSIAREAYKESQDPSNVLKRMNLELSQEIGTHSLTAAVAVIDLEKKTICYARGGHPFPVLYQAAGQKLLNEKSGQLLGIMDALEFESHEISYESGDVLFLYSDGLLNSLSSPLFKELEEVRKKGLSIEDYQEAIRTFSKVSLPTREFRDDSSYLLLRL; translated from the coding sequence ATGACATCAATTACGATTAAACCTGAAATTCTGATCATAGACGATGATCGGGATGTAGGAGAAGCCCTAGAAATTCTTCTCTCCAAATTAGGTTACAATTCTACTTTTTTTGATTCAGTGGAGAAGGGTAAGGAATATTTCGAAAAAGAATCCAACCCGATCGTCTTCTTAGACATCCACATGCCAAAAACCAGCGGGTTGGATGTCCTACCTTATTTCAAAAATTTGAATCCTGCCACTCAGGTCATTATGATGACCGGAGAAAGAGACATCAATAATGTGGTGACTTCTCTCACTCATAAGGCTTCCGATTTTCTTTTAAAACCATTTTCTCTACAAACAGTTCGTATTGCGGTCCAAAGAGCATTGGATTATTATACTTTGCTAAAGGAGAAGGAAGCTAGGGATGAAAATATCCTGAGAGATCTAAGACTCGCTTCTAAGATCCAAAAAAAGATACTTTCTGTTCCTGTAATCTCTCCCTTAGAAGTGGTTGTGGATAATACTCCGGCTTCTTTCGTGAGCGGGGACTTTTATGTTCTTTCTAAAATAGGGAATAAGGTAATGGCCCTACTCGGAGACATCGAGGATCATGGAGTCACTTCTGGACTTATAGGACTTCTTATGACAAGTATCGCAAGAGAAGCTTATAAAGAAAGCCAGGACCCTTCTAATGTTCTTAAAAGAATGAACCTGGAACTTTCCCAAGAGATAGGAACTCATAGTTTAACTGCTGCAGTTGCAGTGATCGATCTGGAAAAAAAGACAATCTGTTATGCGAGGGGAGGCCATCCTTTCCCTGTTCTATACCAGGCTGCCGGACAAAAACTACTGAACGAAAAATCGGGACAATTACTCGGGATCATGGATGCACTGGAATTCGAGTCTCATGAGATCTCTTATGAATCCGGAGATGTTTTGTTCTTATACAGTGATGGGTTATTAAACAGCCTTTCCAGTCCTCTATTCAAAGAGTTGGAAGAGGTCCGCAAAAAGGGCCTGAGCATAGAGGATTACCAGGAAGCGATCCGCACTTTCAGTAAGGTAAGTTTGCCTACTAGAGAATTTAGGGATGATTCCAGTTATTTACTTCTGAGGCTCTAA
- a CDS encoding putative lipoprotein: MKFFHKILGAGLLIFGILLSQNCFIDSISNSLSKSSDSLQSISNAVVSVVSSVSSSSKDEAAEKKGYKRDVENLTAFYLQTGSTRSSEFESDLAELASKNGVINWKNSESTYVSIGRGLKKAGVSEEGFKSFAANINFKPEIAKALERGYLSL, encoded by the coding sequence ATGAAATTTTTTCACAAAATTCTGGGAGCAGGTTTACTTATATTCGGTATCCTACTTTCCCAAAATTGTTTTATAGATTCCATATCAAATTCACTTTCTAAATCTTCGGACTCACTACAAAGTATTTCTAATGCTGTGGTATCCGTAGTTTCTTCCGTTTCCTCTTCTTCCAAAGACGAAGCTGCAGAAAAGAAAGGATATAAAAGAGACGTAGAGAACCTAACCGCTTTCTATTTACAAACCGGATCCACTCGTTCTTCCGAATTTGAATCTGACTTAGCAGAACTCGCTTCTAAAAACGGAGTGATTAACTGGAAAAATTCAGAGAGCACTTATGTTTCCATCGGAAGAGGACTCAAAAAAGCGGGAGTAAGCGAAGAAGGTTTTAAAAGTTTTGCTGCAAACATAAACTTCAAACCTGAGATTGCAAAAGCTCTGGAAAGAGGCTATCTTTCCCTCTAA
- the fabG gene encoding 3-oxoacyl-ACP reductase FabG, which translates to MIDLKGKNAIITGAARGIGKATALKLAQAGANVVIADLNEEASKATADEIAKATGVKAIGVAVNVANAESAQAGIQAVVDNFGSIDILVNNAGITKDTLMLRMKQEQWDAVIAVNLTGTFNCIQSAIKFMAKNPNGGSIINLSSIAGVNGNIGQTNYSASKAGVIGLTKAVALEMAGRKIRCNAIAPGFIATEMTDAIPEKIRTAMVAAIPLKRAGQPDDIANTIAFLASDISSFITGQLIEVNGGGFLPGVQA; encoded by the coding sequence ATGATCGATTTGAAAGGCAAAAACGCCATTATAACCGGGGCTGCCCGCGGAATCGGTAAAGCAACCGCTCTTAAACTCGCGCAAGCAGGCGCCAACGTTGTCATTGCCGACTTAAACGAAGAGGCAAGTAAAGCTACTGCGGACGAAATCGCAAAAGCTACAGGTGTAAAAGCAATCGGAGTCGCTGTAAACGTAGCGAACGCAGAATCCGCTCAAGCTGGTATCCAAGCTGTTGTGGATAATTTCGGTTCAATAGACATTCTAGTGAATAACGCAGGTATCACTAAAGATACTCTTATGCTTAGAATGAAACAAGAACAGTGGGATGCTGTAATCGCAGTGAACCTGACTGGAACTTTCAACTGTATTCAATCCGCTATTAAATTTATGGCAAAAAATCCTAATGGTGGATCCATCATCAACCTTTCCTCCATCGCAGGAGTGAACGGAAATATTGGACAAACCAACTACTCCGCTTCTAAAGCAGGGGTGATCGGTCTGACTAAAGCAGTCGCTTTGGAAATGGCTGGTCGTAAGATCCGTTGTAATGCGATCGCTCCAGGATTTATCGCTACTGAAATGACAGACGCGATCCCTGAAAAGATCCGCACTGCAATGGTAGCTGCAATCCCTTTAAAAAGAGCAGGACAACCGGATGATATCGCGAATACTATCGCGTTCTTAGCTTCCGATATTTCCTCTTTCATTACAGGACAATTGATCGAAGTGAACGGTGGGGGATTCCTCCCAGGAGTCCAAGCCTAA